The following nucleotide sequence is from Halobacillus mangrovi.
AACAAGTAACCCGCCGAAATAACTAAGCTGTGGAAGAGAAACCCATTGATTTTCAAAGATAACTTGAAATAAGACCATAGCGGATACGAAGATCAACCCTGTCATACCTCCGGATAACCACCCTTTCTGCTCCCCTTTATAAGCCGCCAACATCCCTCCGAAGGCTAAAATACTTATCCCTGCGATTAGAGCCATTTGGTTGAGGGT
It contains:
- a CDS encoding TIGR04086 family membrane protein, producing the protein MKKLIQGVLGYGVGSIFILMIVFSGILALLLRFTNMEYQTLNQMALIAGISILAFGGMLAAYKGEQKGWLSGGMTGLIFVSAMVLFQVIFENQWVSLPQLSYFGGLLVAAWLGGMIGVNLPRRSAAKR